In the Eremothecium cymbalariae DBVPG#7215 chromosome 7, complete sequence genome, one interval contains:
- the MVB12 gene encoding ubiquitin-binding ESCRT-I subunit protein MVB12 (similar to Ashbya gossypii ACL128C) produces the protein MLRNIPLYNTLGYEMPKKRPELKLPNLGLPRSTTTAEHLQAWSDECDQIIGSMESLEEQSKEWDLWYDQMFLQKQPPGISDAGILSPKKKLNSST, from the coding sequence ATGCTTAGGAATATACCGTTGTACAACACGCTAGGTTATGAGATGCCTAAGAAGAGACCAGAACTCAAACTGCCTAATCTCGGGCTACCAAGGTCTACAACCACAGCTGAACATCTGCAAGCTTGGTCTGATGAATGCGACCAGATAATTGGAAGCATGGAAAGTTTAGAAGAACAAAGTAAGGAATGGGATTTATGGTATGACCAGATGTTTTTGCAAAAGCAGCCACCTGGGATTTCTGATGCAGGAATATTATCGCctaagaagaagttgaacTCTAGCACCTAG
- the CIR1 gene encoding Cir1p (similar to Ashbya gossypii ACL129W), translating into MPKALRILLPIKRVIDPQIRPRINLAKTAIEKTGVQFSLNPFDDIAVEEAVRIREAKKFPVENIHAVSIGPLKVQDSLITALAKGADSSTLIDSGDLDLEPLAVAKILKKVVEKHKCNLVIMGKQATDDDSNNTGQMLAGLLNWPQATNAAKVEFDEANTRAFVTREVDGGEEIISAALPLVITTDLRLNTPRYVTLPNKMKAKKKPMEKLKLLDFKDLSLEPRLNVTRVEDAPEKSPGIKVDSVDELISKLKEAKVI; encoded by the coding sequence ATGCCAAAGGCTTTAAGGATTTTACTCCCTATCAAGCGAGTGATTGACCCCCAGATCAGACCAAGAATTAATCTAGCTAAGACAGCGATCGAGAAAACAGGTGTGCAATTCAGTTTGAATCCATTTGATGATATAGCAGTAGAGGAGGCGGTACGTATCAGGGAGGCCAAAAAGTTCCCAGTGGAGAATATTCATGCAGTTTCTATTGGACCTTTAAAGGTCCAGGACTCGTTGATTACGGCGTTGGCTAAAGGTGCTGACTCATCGACGTTAATAGATTCAGGTGATTTAGATCTTGAGCCTCTGGCCGTTGCcaaaattttaaagaaagttGTGGAAAAGCACAAGTGTAATTTGGTTATCATGGGCAAGCAAGCCACGGATGACGATAGTAACAATACTGGGCAGATGTTAGCCGGACTGCTTAATTGGCCACAGGCCACCAATGCGGCTAAGGTCGAGTTCGATGAAGCTAATACGAGAGCTTTTGTGACTAGGGAGGTTGATGGCGGTGAAGAAATCATAAGTGCAGCGTTGCCCTTGGTAATTACTACGGATCTTCGTCTCAATACTCCGCGGTATGTCACACTGCCTAATAAGATGAAGGCCAAGAAGAAGCCCATGGAGAAGCTGAAGCTTTTGGATTTCAAGGATCTCTCTCTAGAGCCGCGGCTTAACGTTACAAGAGTAGAGGATGCTCCAGAAAAATCCCCAGGCATTAAGGTGGACTCCGTTGATGAGCTGATTTCGAAGTTGAAAGAAGCTAAAGTCATCTAG
- the SER2 gene encoding phosphoserine phosphatase (similar to Ashbya gossypii ACL130C) — protein MTTRAPFVVTIIASAAKLSAGYEEALIEYLEDHNIEVSGTKELSGRAKDIFLTGPTDLDLSEVREAVARFEKQGVANGIDLVVQRNDEFRKNKKLVVFDMDSTLIEQEVIELIAAYAGVEKKVAEITHRAMNNEIDFAESLRERVALLKGIKVANLYQEISSKLKVTEGVRDFVQCLKAIGSKTAVLSGGFTPFANFIKDNLELDFAKANFLATETDSNGDTVLNGYTEGDIVDGECKARTLKALATELNIPIEATLMVGDGGNDLPAMNVAGFGIAWNAKPKVQQAAPAKLNTTSMRDALYILGFSEEDISHCHRL, from the coding sequence ATGACAACTAGAGCTCCATTTGTAGTGACCATAATTGCCTCTGCAGCTAAGTTGAGCGCTGGGTATGAGGAAGCGTTAAtagaatatttggaagacCATAATATTGAGGTTTCAGGAACCAAAGAGCTTTCAGGACGTGCAAAGGACATTTTTTTAACTGGACCAACAGATCTAGATCTATCTGAGGTTAGAGAAGCGGTTGCTAGGTTTGAGAAGCAGGGCGTTGCGAATGGGATTGATCTTGTTGTACAGCGAAACGATGAATTCCGcaagaataaaaaactgGTAGTGTTTGATATGGACTCTACTTTAATCGAACAAGAGGTGATCGAGCTCATTGCAGCGTATGCCGGGGTAGAGAAGAAAGTTGCTGAGATAACCCATCGTGCGATGAATAACGAGATAGACTTTGCTGAGTCTCTGCGAGAACGTGTGGCATTGCTTAAGGGTATCAAGGTTGCCAACCTTTACCAAGAAATTTCAAGCAAGTTAAAGGTAACGGAAGGTGTGAGAGACTTCGTGCAATGCCTAAAGGCGATAGGTTCCAAAACGGCAGTACTGAGTGGTGGATTCACACCGTTTGCcaatttcatcaaagaTAACTTGGAATTAGATTTTGCCAAGGCCAACTTTCTTGCGACAGAGACAGACTCTAATGGAGACACAGTGCTCAATGGGTATACGGAAGGTGACATTGTGGATGGCGAATGTAAGGCTAGAACCTTAAAAGCATTGGCAACAGAACTGAATATTCCAATTGAGGCCACCTTGATGGTCGGAGATGGCGGGAATGACCTACCTGCAATGAACGTTGCAGGATTCGGAATTGCATGGAACGCCAAACCAAAAGTTCAGCAAGCAGCCCCGGCAAAACTCAACACCACTTCAATGCGCGATGCTCTGTACATTCTTGGCTTctcagaagaagatatcAGCCATTGCCACCGCCTCTAA
- the TRX2 gene encoding thioredoxin TRX2 (similar to Ashbya gossypii ACL131W) — MVKEISSAEEFKKAISVDKLVVVDFYATWCGPCKMIAPMLEKFDTNYEDADFYKVDVDALSDVAQEQQITSMPTLIYYKNGEQVSKVIGADVALIRSNITKFL, encoded by the coding sequence ATGGTTAAGGAAATTTCGAGTGCCGAGGAGTTCAAGAAGGCCATTAGTGTCGACAAGTTGGTGGTTGTTGACTTTTATGCTACGTGGTGTGGGCCTTGTAAGATGATTGCGCCAATGCTTGAGAAGTTCGACACCAATTATGAGGATGCTGATTTCTACAAGGTTGATGTTGATGCGTTGTCAGACGTTGCTCAGGAGCAGCAAATTACTTCGATGCCCACGTTAATCTACTATAAAAATGGTGAGCAGGTTTCCAAGGTGATTGGAGCTGACGTTGCGTTGATCAGAAGCAATATTACCAAGTTTTTATAG
- the MTC2 gene encoding Mtc2p (similar to Ashbya gossypii ABL031W) → MELPAFESGLSASFTVKRNFVCFTDSYNTVVGMIRPCFQDALHVLDNYDQVGCVDSSALSKYSECEVIVLPHMDKLPPLKQNRLAKWLLHLKREYPNIICVATLKPVLEDAAAAGGSRFPLSGYLKSKFWFATAEPTKAVSKETLLLTSPQDCHRITIHSSIRRYVLDIVVFLRMHRLANQSLSGGASTKSLDDILQLTQWLVATGSGSASSKPRTFANPDVVQQACLWYFPMHMELIKDPQNDTSVMYGSEPRFVEELIVGLREFTRRAGTGNPLVMETLVVKDVLNKVVPAL, encoded by the coding sequence ATGGAACTTCCAGCTTTTGAATCGGGGTTGTCAGCAAGTTTTACGGTAAAGCGCAACTTCGTTTGTTTTACAGACTCATACAACACCGTGGTGGGTATGATTCGTCCTTGTTTCCAGGATGCACTGCATGTTCTTGACAACTATGACCAGGTTGGCTGTGTAGACAGCTCTGCGTTGTCGAAGTATAGTGAATGCGAGGTAATAGTTCTCCCCCATATGGACAAGCTGCCGCCgttaaaacaaaacagaTTAGCCAAATGGTTACTCCATTTAAAGAGAGAATATCCCAATATTATTTGTGTAGCGACTTTGAAGCCGGTTCTGGAAGatgccgctgctgctggtggtAGCCGGTTCCCCCTCTCAGGGTATTTAAAGAGTAAGTTCTGGTTTGCGACCGCTGAACCCACAAAAGCTGTGTCCAAAGAGACCCTGCTGCTGACTTCCCCCCAAGATTGCCACCGCATCACTATACATTCATCTATCAGAAGGTACGTTTTGGACATAGTAGTCTTCCTGCGTATGCACCGCCTCGCCAATCAGTCCCTAAGCGGAGGGGCCTCTACAAAGTCGCTCGATGATATCTTACAGCTAACCCAATGGTTGGTAGCTACTGGCTCCGGTTCTGCATCTAGCAAACCGAGAACGTTTGCCAACCCGGACGTTGTCCAGCAAGCCTGTCTATGGTACTTCCCAATGCACATGGAATTAATTAAAGACCCACAAAACGACACCTCCGTTATGTACGGCAGTGAACCAAGATTCGTTGAAGAGCTGATTGTTGGTCTACGGGAGTTCACTCGCAGGGCTGGCACTGGCAACCCACTCGTGATGGAGACGTTGGTGGTCAAAGACGTCTTGAATAAAGTTGTGCCTGCACTTTAA
- the UTP11 gene encoding rRNA-processing protein UTP11 (similar to Ashbya gossypii ABL032C) yields the protein MAKLVHNIQKKQHRERSQVTERSRFGFLEKHKDYVKRAQDYHKKQTTLKILRSKVKERNPDEYYHAMNTRKVGSDGLLVKSRHADGEDPVLSMDQVKLLKTQDSNYVRTMRQTELNKAGKLSHGVMYKSTGQHTIFVDDENKMRHFTPEQYFNTTSEMIHRRENRLTKDQLAETTLTGSAAVMPAESLQNKKLKKLKMVAKHLDRERKLQQVHQRMDLQRELMKKGSKRKIIGSDGGVSYKWKKQRKR from the coding sequence ATGGCGAAGCTGGTTCACAACATccaaaagaagcagcaCCGTGAGCGTTCTCAGGTAACCGAACGTTCTCGTTTCGGGTTCCTCGAGAAACATAAAGACTACGTGAAGCGTGCACAGGATTATCACAAGAAGCAAACTACTCTCAAAATCTTACGGTCCAAGGTCAAGGAAAGGAATCCTGATGAATACTACCATGCTATGAACACGCGGAAGGTCGGTTCAGATGGGCTTTTGGTGAAATCAAGACATGCCGATGGAGAAGACCCTGTGTTATCTATGGATCAGGTAAAGTTACTCAAGACGCAAGATAGCAACTATGTGAGGACAATGAGGCAGACTGAATTAAACAAGGCTGGGAAGCTTTCCCATGGCGTCATGTACAAGAGCACCGGTCAGCATACTATTTTCGTTGAcgatgaaaacaaaatgcGTCATTTCACTCCGGAGCAATATTTTAATACTACTAGTGAGATGATCCACAGAAGGGAGAACAGACTCACTAAGGATCAACTAGCTGAAACAACTTTAACAGGCTCGGCTGCTGTAATGCCCGCAGAGTCAttgcaaaataaaaagCTCAAGAAACTTAAGATGGTTGCAAAACACCTTGATCGCGAAAGGAAACTGCAGCAAGTCCACCAGAGGATGGACCTCCAACGAGAACTCATGAAGAAAGGGTCCAAACGGAAAATAATAGGTTCTGATGGTGGCGTGTCGTATAAATGGAAAAAGCAGCGAAAGCGCTAA
- the ADH3 gene encoding alcohol dehydrogenase ADH3 (similar to Ashbya gossypii ABL033C), whose translation MLKVTGACVGRSFASSSKLFVRLSSTSSGIPLTQKAVIFYEHGDKLHYKDIPVPKPKPNEILVNVKYSGVCHTDIHAWKGDWPLATKLPLVGGHEGAGIVVAKGSNVTNFEIGDYAGVKWLNKSCMSCEYCETGHESNCAEADLSGYTRDGSFQQYATADAVQAAKIPQGTDLAQVAPILCAGVTVYKALKTANLDPGQWVAISGAGGGLGSLAVQYAKAMGLRVVGIDGGAAKDALFKKLGGEVFIDFTKSKDIVADIQEATNGGPHGAVNVSVSEAAIVQSVKYIRPTGTVVLVGLPANSYVNSEIFSHVIKSISIKGSYVGNRADMREAIDFFTRGLVKAPIKIIGLSELPTAYHELEAGNMVGRFVVDTSK comes from the coding sequence ATGTTAAAGGTTACAGGTGCTTGTGTTGGAAGGTCGTTTGCTTCTTCGTCTAAGCTATTCGTGAGGCTGAGTTCTACGTCATCTGGGATTCCCTTGACGCAGAAGGCTGTCATATTCTATGAGCACGGTGATAAATTACACTACAAGGATATACCGGTTCCAAAGCCAAAACCCAATGAAATCTTGGTTAATGTCAAGTATTCTGGGGTTTGTCATACCGATATACATGCGTGGAAGGGGGATTGGCCATTAGCTACGAAGTTGCCCTTGGTTGGTGGACATGAAGGCGCTGGTATTGTAGTGGCCAAAGGCTCGAATGTTACGAATTTTGAAATCGGTGATTATGCAGGTGTTAAGTGGTTGAATAAGTCATGTATGTCATGTGAGTACTGTGAAACTGGGCATGAGTCTAATTGTGCGGAAGCAGACTTGTCAGGTTACACACGCGATGGGTCGTTCCAACAGTATGCCACTGCGGACGCTGTTCAAGCGGCGAAGATTCCTCAAGGTACCGATTTGGCGCAAGTCGCACCGATACTGTGTGCTGGTGTTACAGTTTATAAGGCTTTGAAAACCGCTAATTTGGATCCAGGTCAATGGGTTGCGATTTCTGGCGCTGGTGGTGGTCTAGGTTCACTCGCAGTTCAGTATGCAAAAGCTATGGGATTGAGGGTTGTTGGTATTGATGGTGGAGCAGCGAAGGATGCTTTGTTCAAGAAGTTAGGCGGTGAGGTGTTTATTGATTTTACTAAGTCTAAGGATATTGTGGCGGACATTCAGGAAGCTACGAATGGTGGTCCACACGGGGCTGTTAATGTCTCTGTGTCTGAAGCGGCGATTGTGCAATCGGTTAAATACATCAGGCCAACTGGTACTGTCGTTTTGGTTGGTTTGCCCGCCAATTCATATGTAAATTCAGAAATCTTCTCGCATGTTATCAAGTCGATTAGTATTAAGGGTTCTTACGTAGGCAACAGAGCTGACATGAGAGAAGCTATCGACTTCTTCACCAGAGGGTTGGTTAAAGCCCCAATTAAGATTATCGGTCTTTCGGAACTTCCAACGGCTTACCATGAGTTGGAAGCTGGTAATATGGTAGGTAGGTTTGTTGTTGACACATCCAAATGA
- the HSL1 gene encoding protein kinase HSL1 (similar to Ashbya gossypii ABL034W) yields the protein MTVAKQTGISMGNARAGTRNTDEHIDQVVQSVSDATKRLSQISNASTTVRKTGKKKNRDTVGPWKLGKTLGKGSSGRVRLAKNMETGKLAAIKIVPKRNVRHNNTQLTSLPYGIEREIIIMKLISHPNVMALYEVWENKPELYLVLEYVEGGELFDYLISRGKLPEQEAVHYFKQIVQGVSYCHHFNICHRDLKPENLLLDKKNLSVKIADFGMAALETTDKLLETSCGSPHYASPEIVMGQKYHGSPSDVWSCGIILFALLTGHLPFNDDNVKKLLLKVQSGKYQMPQNISNEAKDLIAKILIVDPAMRITIDEVLEHPLLLKYQKTRSKSSSNLHALDSTPNIVVLESEDKIDESILSNLQILWHGAPKEYLTGKLLQQGFTEEKLFYSLLLRYQERQKLPEASQPKPLSSLAPLRKTGSSNADTPQLGVLSAPRIVQKSQFSVNTLAKSPKKTREGYVASSSRVFKHSVSRRSLHVSPSSMKNSASSRSLKSSSSRMRLNSPCKQPSSPSKPATSPGKRRTLHNSASKRSLYSLSSISKRSLNLNEFLQDRPGSKTPPLPSTPFQFTDNEEQKTTTAAINEAKKIAKKTIYTSVLDDFQVSGSGNISSLPPVNKHPMSAAPIVQPAFMFGVGTGPVSNRASANSLSRPSLNSRPSYQSFRANSRSSARKEFSPRESSSVYDATNSNLRQGTDKSNMSTEEFLNTKPVMEKIQSRDLSLDRRLKISSPLASVAGKHGGVSLDPRRSAPDPPKTIENLLRRYSISNSLKSKSSLKKKRDSGAWSITGKSIFQDLGELPEENEHVKKVETRSSIDEYRQALTAVEVAKSTPVTDSSILAQSSSIHSNSRGSDGDHKAGAVERIQIDPVDSENTTLELNSRSPNGLLKMPSSFLHSSNTFANLNDFISNMNEDHDPNNNKASKMDVEVCNKPTSDSVMKHNLRTLTSGDHLNTSLTRRESKNSIQHDLRSNFSDLSCVVDLPIYTYTARAITISPANQNVLNISPVEQFYSEDMLDPKNSKEQLLSAVKLKPSFRIPHRQVTEEGTDKTIMTQEGESVNIFEDAPEDEGSLTTSSSGSVPNVHRKAVSIDTLNTTFVLAPTVDIRTSLYVNGSSTLPRETTEEIISKFKLSPERMQSNTKNAQRYSYQMTWSRSMVSMFKDLDNEIRIIEEPEGSETMNILSKGVRSLNVLEPPIEEQRIAVADIDDNQKEGQNIKRVTMLFDEYEPQNVFKRSPVKASKEDTVVSKPMKRQSPVPLPIDNGNTGFGNASGAVLTPIVESPIEPLTANTTARKHAQGSSSNKPTHASDGLKRSKGNWLTRLLHSFSKPRTLCQIHYTELTFDEVNLLILQKIGHSDIDFELKYIERRKGKQKIEYECWFTDGSFKHKINIFGENSTPTTVHIKHKSKNNNEETFSKLNEEIVTLIKKEEVKQAVK from the coding sequence ATGACAGTTGCTAAGCAGACGGGTATTAGTATGGGCAATGCTCGTGCTGGGACACGTAATACGGATGAGCATATCGATCAGGTGGTGCAATCTGTGTCGGATGCAACCAAGAGGTTGTCTCAGATTTCAAATGCTAGTACGACGGTAAGAAAGACggggaagaagaagaacaggGATACCGTGGGGCCCTGGAAGCTGGGAAAGACTCTGGGTAAAGGTTCTTCGGGTAGGGTTCGTTTAGCAAAGAATATGGAGACAGGGAAGCTTGCTGCGATTAAGATTGTTCCGAAAAGGAATGTCCGTCACAATAATACGCAGTTGACGTCGTTACCATATGGGATCGAGAGGGAGATTATCATTATGAAGTTGATTTCCCATCCCAATGTGATGGCTCTCTATGAGGTGTGGGAAAACAAGCCAGAACTGTACTTAGTTTTAGAGTATGTTGAAGGAGGTGAGTTGTTTGATTACTTGATCTCAAGAGGGAAGTTGCCAGAACAAGAGGCTGTGCACTATTTCAAACAGATTGTACAAGGTGTGTCCTATTGTCATCATTTCAACATCTGCCATCGTGATTTAAAGCCTGAGAATTTACTTCTAGATAAGAAGAATCTCAGTGTAAAGATCGCAGACTTTGGAATGGCAGCGCTGGAGACTACTGATAAGTTACTGGAAACATCTTGTGGTTCCCCACACTATGCATCACCCGAAATCGTGATGGGCCAAAAATATCATGGCTCCCCAAGTGATGTTTGGTCCTGTGGCATTATCTTGTTTGCTCTTCTTACGGGGCACTTACCGTTCAACGATGACAACGTTAAAAAGCTATTATTGAAGGTGCAGTCTGGGAAGTACCAAATGCCACAAAACATATCTAACGAAGCAAAAGACTTAATAGCCAAGATCCTGATTGTGGATCCTGCCATGAGAATTACtattgatgaagttttAGAACATCCGCTGTTGCTTAAGTACCAAAAGACGCGTAGTAAGTCCAGTTCTAATCTTCATGCGTTAGATAGTACTCCTAATATAGTAGTTTTGGAGTCTGAGGATAAGATTGATGAAAGCATTCTAAGTAATTTACAAATCTTGTGGCATGGTGCACCTAAGGAATATTTAACTGGAAAGTTGCTTCAACAAGGATttacagaagaaaaattgttttaCTCCTTATTGTTAAGATATCAAGAGAGACAAAAACTTCCAGAGGCTTCCCAACCGAAGCCTCTCAGTTCTTTGGCACCTCTCAGGAAAACTGGTTCATCGAATGCTGATACCCCACAACTTGGTGTCCTTAGTGCACCAAGAATTGTACAGAAATCCCAGTTTTCAGTTAATACATTAGCAAAATCTCCTAAGAAAACGCGGGAAGGTTATGTTGCTTCCTCTTCCAGGGTTTTCAAGCATAGCGTATCGAGGAGATCATTGCATGTATCTCCTTCATCAATGAAGAATTCTGCTTCCAGCAGATCTTTAAAGAGTTCTTCATCCAGAATGCGTCTCAACTCACCTTGCAAACAACCCAGTTCTCCGTCAAAGCCTGCAACATCCCCAGgcaaaagaagaacattGCACAATTCTGCTTCTAAGAGGTCTTTGTATTCTTTGAGTTCGATTTCGAAGCGTTCTTTGAACTTGAATGAATTTCTTCAAGATCGTCCCGGTAGTAAAACACCTCCATTACCTTCAACACCCTTCCAGTTTactgataatgaagaacaaaagACTACAACAGCCGCCATAAATGAAGCTAAGAAAATTGCTAAGAAAACAATCTATACTTCAGTTTTGGATGATTTCCAGGTGAGTGGATCTGGTaatatttcttctcttcctCCTGTCAATAAGCATCCAATGTCTGCGGCTCCAATTGTGCAGCCGGCATTTATGTTTGGCGTTGGGACAGGTCCTGTATCTAATCGTGCCAGTGCTAATTCATTATCCAGGCCTTCTTTGAATAGTCGTCCAAGTTATCAGAGCTTCCGTGCCAATTCTCGTTCTTCAGCACGTAAAGAATTTTCACCTAGAGAATCTTCAAGTGTTTATGATGCTACAAATTCTAACTTAAGGCAAGGAACTGATAAATCCAATATGAGCACCgaagaatttttaaatacaAAGCCTGTTATGGAGAAGATACAGAGTAGAGATTTATCTTTAGATAGACGTTTAAAGATCTCATCTCCCTTAGCAAGTGTCGCAGGCAAACATGGTGGAGTTTCTTTGGATCCGCGTCGCAGTGCACCAGATCCTCCCAAAACAATCGAAAACTTGTTACGTAGGTACAGTATTTCAAACTCACTGAAGTCAAAATCATCACTTAAGAAAAAGAGAGATAGCGGAGCATGGTCAATTACAGGTAAATCTATATTCCAAGATTTGGGAGAACTACCAGAAGAGAATGAACACgttaaaaaagttgaaacgAGATCCAGTATTGATGAATACAGACAGGCTCTGACCGCTGTAGAAGTTGCAAAAAGTACACCTGTCACAGATTCTAGCATTTTGGCTCAATCTAGTTCTATACATTCCAATTCTCGTGGATCCGATGGTGATCATAAAGCGGGTGCAGTTGAAAGAATACAAATAGATCCCGTGGATTCAGAGAATACAACACTGGAGCTTAATAGTCGAAGTCCCAATGGGTTACTCAAAATGCCATCATCATTCTTGCATTCTTCAAACACCTTTGCAAATCTAAACGACTTCATATCTAATATGAACGAGGATCATGATcctaataataacaaagCAAGCAAGATGGATGTTGAAGTTTGCAATAAGCCTACTTCAGATTCAGTTATGAAGCATAATTTGCGCACACTGACTTCAGGGGATCATTTAAATACTTCATTAACCCGCCGAGAAAGTAAGAATAGTATACAACATGATTTACgttccaatttttcagatcTTTCTTGTGTTGTCGATTTACCAATATACACTTACACTGCTCGTGCCATTACAATTTCGCCTGCAAATCAAAATGTCTTGAATATATCGCCTGTCGAACAGTTCTACAGTGAAGATATGTTGGACCCTAAGAATTCCAAAGAGCAGTTGCTGTCAGCCGTAAAGTTAAAACCTAGCTTCCGTATTCCGCACCGACAAGTAACTGAGGAGGGGACAGACAAAACGATTATGACTCAAGAAGGCGAATCAGTTAATATATTCGAAGATGCACCTGAGGACGAAGGGTCCTTAACCACAAGTTCTAGTGGCTCAGTGCCAAATGTTCATCGCAAAGCTGTTTCAATTGATACACTGAATACGACTTTCGTGCTAGCACCCACTGTAGACATAAGAACAAGCTTGTACGTTAATGGCAGCTCCACTTTGCCAAGAGAGACTACAGAGGAAATAATTTCTAAATTCAAGCTCTCACCAGAAAGAATGCAAAGCAATACCAAGAACGCTCAAAGATACTCTTACCAGATGACGTGGAGTCGTAGTATGGTTTCAATGTTCAAGGATCTAGACAACGAGATCCGTATAATTGAAGAGCCGGAGGGTTCTGAAActatgaatatattatccAAGGGTGTAAGATCTTTAAATGTGCTCGAACCACCGATAGAAGAACAAAGGATAGCTGTGGCTGATATTGACGATAATCAAAAGGAAGGACAGAACATAAAACGGGTTACCATgttatttgatgaatatgaacCGCAAAACGTATTTAAAAGATCACCAGTGAAGgcatcaaaagaagatactGTAGTTTCAAAGCCTATGAAAAGGCAATCCCCTGTACCATTGCCAATTGATAACGGCAACACTGGTTTTGGAAATGCTAGTGGTGCAGTTTTGACTCCAATTGTAGAATCGCCTATTGAACCTTTAACAGCCAATACTACTGCTAGAAAACATGCACAAGGAAGTTCGAGCAATAAGCCAACTCATGCGTCTGATGGGTTGAAGAGATCAAAGGGAAACTGGCTTACACGTTTATTACATTCCTTTTCCAAACCTAGAACTTTATGTCAGATACATTACACAGAATTAACATTTGATGAGGTGaatcttttaattttacAGAAAATTGGACATAGCGACATTGATTTCGAATTAAAATACATAGAACGCAGAAAAGGCAAGCAAAAGATCGAATACGAATGCTGGTTTACTGATGGTTCTTTTAAGCacaaaattaatatatttggagAAAATTCCACACCGACAACAGTTCACATTAAACATAAAAgcaaaaataataatgaagagacattttcaaaattaaacGAGGAAATTGTAACTTTAATCAAGAAGGAGGAGGTTAAACAAGCTGTAAAATAG